Proteins encoded together in one Candidatus Krumholzibacteriia bacterium window:
- the groL gene encoding chaperonin GroEL (60 kDa chaperone family; promotes refolding of misfolded polypeptides especially under stressful conditions; forms two stacked rings of heptamers to form a barrel-shaped 14mer; ends can be capped by GroES; misfolded proteins enter the barrel where they are refolded when GroES binds) codes for MAKMIAFDAHARDELKKGVDALTNAVKVTLGPRGRNVILDKKFGSPTVTNDGVTIAKEIELSDPYQNMGAQLVKEVATKTQDVAGDGTTTATVLAQIMIKEGLRQITAGANPMFVKRGIHKAVDAVVEHVKKQSKNVKDRDQIAQVATISANNDDEIGNIIADSMEAVGKDGVITVEEAKSMETTYEVKEGMQFDRGYLSPYFVTDSERMEVVLDSPYILIHDKKISSMKDLLPVLEKVAQAGAPLVIVSEDIEGEALATLVVNKLRGTLQIAAVKAPGFGDRRKAMLEDLAVLTGGRVMSEDAGLKLENTTMQDLGRARRITIDKDNTTVVEGSGKKADIKAREAQIRQQIEKTTSDYDREKLQERLAKLAGGVAVINVGAATETEMKEKKARVEDALAATRAAVEEGVVPGGGVTLLRAAKALDKLELEGEELVGLEIVRRALEEPVRTIAFNAGVDGSIVVERLRAEKQGIGYNAATAEYEDMFKAGIVDPTKVTRSTLQNAASIAAMILTTECLVSDEPEEEKASMPGGDMGGMGGMGGMGMM; via the coding sequence GGCCGGAACGTGATCCTCGACAAGAAGTTCGGTAGCCCGACGGTGACCAACGACGGCGTGACCATCGCCAAGGAGATCGAACTCAGCGACCCGTACCAGAACATGGGTGCGCAGCTGGTCAAGGAAGTCGCCACCAAGACGCAGGACGTGGCCGGTGACGGCACCACGACCGCGACCGTGCTCGCGCAGATCATGATCAAGGAAGGTCTGCGTCAGATCACCGCCGGCGCGAACCCCATGTTCGTCAAGCGCGGTATCCACAAGGCGGTCGACGCCGTCGTGGAGCACGTGAAGAAGCAGAGCAAGAACGTGAAGGACCGCGACCAGATCGCACAGGTCGCCACCATCAGCGCGAACAACGACGACGAGATCGGCAACATCATCGCCGACTCCATGGAAGCCGTGGGCAAGGACGGCGTGATCACGGTCGAAGAAGCCAAGAGCATGGAGACGACCTACGAGGTCAAGGAAGGCATGCAGTTCGATCGCGGTTACCTGTCGCCGTACTTCGTGACCGACAGCGAGCGCATGGAGGTCGTCCTCGACAGCCCGTACATCCTGATCCACGACAAGAAGATCAGCAGCATGAAGGACCTGCTGCCGGTGCTCGAGAAGGTCGCCCAGGCGGGTGCACCGCTCGTGATCGTGTCCGAGGACATCGAGGGCGAGGCCTTGGCCACGCTCGTGGTGAACAAGCTGCGCGGCACGCTGCAGATCGCGGCCGTGAAGGCTCCGGGCTTCGGTGATCGTCGCAAGGCGATGCTCGAGGACCTGGCGGTCCTCACCGGTGGTCGCGTCATGAGCGAAGACGCGGGCCTGAAGCTCGAGAACACGACGATGCAGGACCTGGGTCGTGCCCGCCGCATCACCATCGACAAGGACAACACCACCGTCGTCGAGGGCAGCGGCAAGAAGGCCGACATCAAGGCCCGCGAGGCGCAGATCCGCCAGCAGATCGAGAAGACCACCAGCGACTACGATCGCGAGAAGCTCCAGGAGCGTCTGGCGAAGCTGGCCGGTGGCGTGGCGGTCATCAACGTCGGTGCGGCGACCGAGACCGAGATGAAGGAGAAGAAGGCCCGCGTCGAGGACGCCCTGGCCGCGACCCGCGCCGCCGTCGAGGAGGGCGTGGTCCCGGGTGGTGGCGTGACGCTGCTGCGTGCGGCCAAGGCCCTGGACAAGCTGGAACTCGAGGGCGAGGAGCTGGTCGGCCTGGAGATCGTGCGCCGCGCACTCGAGGAGCCGGTGCGGACGATCGCCTTCAACGCCGGCGTCGACGGCTCGATCGTGGTCGAGCGTCTGCGCGCCGAGAAGCAGGGCATCGGCTACAACGCCGCCACGGCCGAGTACGAGGACATGTTCAAGGCTGGTATCGTCGACCCGACCAAGGTCACCCGCAGCACGCTGCAGAACGCGGCGAGCATTGCGGCCATGATCCTCACCACCGAGTGTCTCGTCAGCGACGAGCCGGAGGAGGAGAAGGCTTCGATGCCGGGCGGCGACATGGGCGGCATGGGCGGAATGGGCGGCATGGGCATGATGTAG